In Microplitis demolitor isolate Queensland-Clemson2020A chromosome 9, iyMicDemo2.1a, whole genome shotgun sequence, one genomic interval encodes:
- the LOC128668526 gene encoding uncharacterized protein LOC128668526 yields the protein MAAEILNIQRQIIFDESIAHYEAHAHLPYASSTFNNNDEIRIAVQHQDLCLLPSKSTLHVYGKFTKSDGTAVSATTHMVNMTVCHMFEEIRYELNGVEIDRNKNVGITSLMKGYTSLSPAQQNTLENSGWIVDEAVNKLQNDNGYFDISIPLSLLLGFAEDYHKVVINAKHELILIRSNSDLNAYIVATPAAGAHAEAVKITLQKIEWIVPYVTMADKQKIEALNYITSDPAISISFRAWELYEYPLLPNTSKHIWAVKTSTQLEKPRFVILGFQTARKNDATKNASVFDHCNIRDIKLFLNSQSYPYGNLNLNIANNQYALLYDMYINFQISYYNKEPEPLLTKKKFLEQAPLYVIDCSKQNESIKSGPVDIRLNLNLQINFLRRHQLIVSLYMIA from the coding sequence ATGGCGGCagaaatcttaaatattcaaagacaaatcatttttgatgagTCGATTGCACACTATGAAGCACATGCTCATCTCCCgtatgcttcatcaacatttAACAACAACGATGAAATAAGAATTGCTGTTCAACATCAAGATTTGTGTCTACTTCCAAGTAAAAGTACACTGCATGtttatggaaaatttacaAAGTCTGATGGTACAGCTGTAAGTGCAACTACTCACATGGTAAACATGACAGTATGTCATATGTTTGAAGAAATACGCTACGAGCTCAATGGTGTTGAGATTGATCGTAACAAAAATGTCGGCATCACAAGTCTCATGAAAGGATATACATCACTGAGTCCAGCTCAACAAAATACACTCGAGAACTCAGGTTGGATTGTGGATGAAGCTGTAAACAAATTGCAAAATGACAATGGCTACTTTGATATATCTATACCACTGAGTCTTCTGCTTGGCTTTGCTGAAGATTACCATAAAGTTGTCATCAACGCAAagcatgaattaattttaataagatcaAATTCCGATTTGAATGCGTACATTGTGGCTACACCTGCTGCTGGAGCTCATGCTGAAGCTGTTAAAATTACGctgcaaaaaatcgagtgGATTGTACCATATGTGACTATggctgataaacaaaaaattgaagctttgaattatattacaaGTGATCCAgctatctcaatcagtttccgAGCTTGGGAGCTGTACGAGTATCCACTATTACCTAATACTTCGAAGCACATTTGGGCAGTTAAAACATCTACGCAGCTCGAGAAACCACGTTTTGTGATACTTGGATTTCAAacagcaagaaaaaatgatgcaACTAAAAATGCCAGCGTATTTGATCACTGCAACAtcagagatataaaattatttttaaactctcagAGTTATCCTTATGGGAATTTAAACCTCAACATTGCAAATAATCAATATGCTCTGTTGtatgatatgtatataaatttccaaatttcataCTACAACAAAGAACCTGAACCACTGTTGacgaagaagaaatttttggaacaagCACCACTGTATGTTATCGATTGCTCGAAACAAAACGAATCAATAAAATCTGGACCAGTGGATATTCGCCTAAATTTGAATCTACAAATCAATTTCCTGCGCAGACATCAGCTTATTGTCTCATTATACATGATCGCATAG